From the genome of Brienomyrus brachyistius isolate T26 chromosome 8, BBRACH_0.4, whole genome shotgun sequence, one region includes:
- the LOC125747361 gene encoding sodium-coupled neutral amino acid transporter 3-like isoform X1 gives MEPAAQSEMNIIPNGKGHDLGEEAKGPGKTLPEDKDQKSPQNSSPHRLQTAEGNVAESQDFLPDMDNMKTTNFTDFEGKTSFGMSVFNLGNAIMGSGILGLAYAMANTGIVLFLFLLTVVAALSSYSIHLLLKSSGIVGIRAYEQLGFRAFGTPGKMAAGIAITLQNIGAMSSYLYIVKYEFPLVIQAFLGVDTPTSEWYLNGNYLVVILSVSVVLPLALMKQLGYLGYTSGFSLSCMVFFLIAVIYKKFQVSCPFRDFSSNSTIILNTSASMEPAISYHGDRGQGSASLCSPRMFNLNTQTAYTIPILAFAFVCHPEVLPIYTELRNPSKRRMQHVANISIAIMYFMYFLAALFGYLTFYDNVEAELLHTYSRIDPYDTLILCVRLAVLTAVTLTVPIVLFPVRRAVQQMLFPNKTFNWLRHIAIAIILLVLINMLVIFAPNILGIFGIIGATSAPCLIFIFPAIFYIRIVPREDEPMRSTPKILAICFAALGFIFMIMSLSFIIIDWTTGSKNTNGGH, from the exons ATGGAGCCTGCTGCCCAGTCAGAGATGAACATCATTCCCAATGGGAAGGGTCACGACCTTGGGGAGGAGGCAAAGGGGCCGGGGAAGACGCTGCCAGAGGACAAAGATCA AAAGAGCCCCCAAAATTCCAG TCCCCACAGGCTCCAGACTGCGGAGGGGAATGTGGCAGAAAGCCAAGATTTCTTGCCTGACATGGACAACATGAAAACAACTAACTTCACTGAT ttTGAAGGGAAGACTTCTTTCGGAATGTCAGTTTTCAACCTGGGGAATGCCATCATGGGCAGTGGCATTCTGGGATTGGCGTACGCCATGGCCAACACTGGGATTGTCCTCTTCCT ATTTCTCCTCACCGTGGTCGCTGCCCTCTCATCCTACTCTATTCATCTGCTGCTCAAGTCTTCAGGCATTGTGG GGATCCGAGCCTATGAGCAGCTGGGATTCAGAGCGTTTGGCACCCCGGGGAAGATGGCTGCTGGGATTGCCATCACCTTGCAGAACATCGGAG CCATGTCTAGTTACCTCTACATCGTAAAGTACGAGTTCCCTCTGGTCATCCAGGCTTTTTTGGGGGTGGATACACCAACAAG TGAATGGTACCTGAATGGAAACTACCTGGTGGTCATCCTGTCTGTCAGCGTGGTGCTGCCGTTGGCACTGATGAAGCAGCTTG GGTACCTTGGCTACACCAGTGGATTCTCTCTCAGCTGTATGGTCTTCTTCCTCATTGCG GTCATCTACAAAAAGTTCCAGGTTTCCTGTCCCTTCAGAGACTTCTCCTCCAACAGCACGATAATCCTCAACACCAGCGCTTCCATGGAGCCTGCCATCAGTTACCATGGTGACCGTGGCCAGGGGTCTGCCAGCCTTTGCAGCCCACGCATGTTCAACCTCAACACTCAG ACAGCCTATACCATCCCTATTCTCGCCTTTGCCTTTGTGTGCCATCCAGAGGTGCTGCCAATCTACACAGAACTGCGCAA CCCCTCCAAGCGAAGAATGCAGCATGTAGCCAACATCTCCATCGCTATCATGTACTTCATGTACTTTCTGGCTGCTCTCTTTGGATACCTGACGTTCTATG ATAACGTAGAGGCAGAGCTGTTGCACACCTACAGCCGCATCGACCCATACGACACGCTCATCCTGTGTGTGCGCCTGGCTGTGCTGACAGCTGTGACGCTCACAGTGCCCATCGTGCTATTTCCC GTACGCCGGGCAGTCCAACAGATGCTCTTCCCGAATAAGACGTTTAACTGGCTTCGCCACATCGCCATTGCCATCATTCTCCTTGTGCTCATCAACATGCTGGTCATCTTCGCTCCCAACATCCTGGGAATCTTTGGCATCATCG GTGCTACATCAGCGCCCTGCCTCATCTTCATCTTCCCCGCTATCTTCTACATCCGCATTGTACCCAGAGAGGACGAACCCATGCGTTCTACCCCAAAAATCTTG GCCATTTGCTTTGCTGCACTGGGTTTCATTTTCATGATAATGAGTCTAAGCTTCATCATCATTGATTGGACAACGGGAAGCAAAAATACCAACGGTGGACATTAG
- the LOC125747361 gene encoding sodium-coupled neutral amino acid transporter 3-like isoform X2, producing the protein MEPAAQSEMNIIPNGKGHDLGEEAKGPGKTLPEDKDHPHRLQTAEGNVAESQDFLPDMDNMKTTNFTDFEGKTSFGMSVFNLGNAIMGSGILGLAYAMANTGIVLFLFLLTVVAALSSYSIHLLLKSSGIVGIRAYEQLGFRAFGTPGKMAAGIAITLQNIGAMSSYLYIVKYEFPLVIQAFLGVDTPTSEWYLNGNYLVVILSVSVVLPLALMKQLGYLGYTSGFSLSCMVFFLIAVIYKKFQVSCPFRDFSSNSTIILNTSASMEPAISYHGDRGQGSASLCSPRMFNLNTQTAYTIPILAFAFVCHPEVLPIYTELRNPSKRRMQHVANISIAIMYFMYFLAALFGYLTFYDNVEAELLHTYSRIDPYDTLILCVRLAVLTAVTLTVPIVLFPVRRAVQQMLFPNKTFNWLRHIAIAIILLVLINMLVIFAPNILGIFGIIGATSAPCLIFIFPAIFYIRIVPREDEPMRSTPKILAICFAALGFIFMIMSLSFIIIDWTTGSKNTNGGH; encoded by the exons ATGGAGCCTGCTGCCCAGTCAGAGATGAACATCATTCCCAATGGGAAGGGTCACGACCTTGGGGAGGAGGCAAAGGGGCCGGGGAAGACGCTGCCAGAGGACAAAGATCA TCCCCACAGGCTCCAGACTGCGGAGGGGAATGTGGCAGAAAGCCAAGATTTCTTGCCTGACATGGACAACATGAAAACAACTAACTTCACTGAT ttTGAAGGGAAGACTTCTTTCGGAATGTCAGTTTTCAACCTGGGGAATGCCATCATGGGCAGTGGCATTCTGGGATTGGCGTACGCCATGGCCAACACTGGGATTGTCCTCTTCCT ATTTCTCCTCACCGTGGTCGCTGCCCTCTCATCCTACTCTATTCATCTGCTGCTCAAGTCTTCAGGCATTGTGG GGATCCGAGCCTATGAGCAGCTGGGATTCAGAGCGTTTGGCACCCCGGGGAAGATGGCTGCTGGGATTGCCATCACCTTGCAGAACATCGGAG CCATGTCTAGTTACCTCTACATCGTAAAGTACGAGTTCCCTCTGGTCATCCAGGCTTTTTTGGGGGTGGATACACCAACAAG TGAATGGTACCTGAATGGAAACTACCTGGTGGTCATCCTGTCTGTCAGCGTGGTGCTGCCGTTGGCACTGATGAAGCAGCTTG GGTACCTTGGCTACACCAGTGGATTCTCTCTCAGCTGTATGGTCTTCTTCCTCATTGCG GTCATCTACAAAAAGTTCCAGGTTTCCTGTCCCTTCAGAGACTTCTCCTCCAACAGCACGATAATCCTCAACACCAGCGCTTCCATGGAGCCTGCCATCAGTTACCATGGTGACCGTGGCCAGGGGTCTGCCAGCCTTTGCAGCCCACGCATGTTCAACCTCAACACTCAG ACAGCCTATACCATCCCTATTCTCGCCTTTGCCTTTGTGTGCCATCCAGAGGTGCTGCCAATCTACACAGAACTGCGCAA CCCCTCCAAGCGAAGAATGCAGCATGTAGCCAACATCTCCATCGCTATCATGTACTTCATGTACTTTCTGGCTGCTCTCTTTGGATACCTGACGTTCTATG ATAACGTAGAGGCAGAGCTGTTGCACACCTACAGCCGCATCGACCCATACGACACGCTCATCCTGTGTGTGCGCCTGGCTGTGCTGACAGCTGTGACGCTCACAGTGCCCATCGTGCTATTTCCC GTACGCCGGGCAGTCCAACAGATGCTCTTCCCGAATAAGACGTTTAACTGGCTTCGCCACATCGCCATTGCCATCATTCTCCTTGTGCTCATCAACATGCTGGTCATCTTCGCTCCCAACATCCTGGGAATCTTTGGCATCATCG GTGCTACATCAGCGCCCTGCCTCATCTTCATCTTCCCCGCTATCTTCTACATCCGCATTGTACCCAGAGAGGACGAACCCATGCGTTCTACCCCAAAAATCTTG GCCATTTGCTTTGCTGCACTGGGTTTCATTTTCATGATAATGAGTCTAAGCTTCATCATCATTGATTGGACAACGGGAAGCAAAAATACCAACGGTGGACATTAG